The genomic DNA TTCAACTGCGTTGCTTGCAATGACTGCCTTGTCGTCGATAAGCCATCTCGCGCTCGCGCAGACAAATAATGATGTCGCTGCCGGCAAATCCCTCTACGAGGCGAAGTGCAGTGGTTGTCACTCGGTGGACACCAACCGCATCGGGCCCATGCATCGTGGAGTGGTCGGCCGGGAGGTGGCGAGCGTTCCGGGTTTCGACTATTCGCCTGCAATAAAGCAATTGCACGGCGTCTGGACAAAGGAACGTCTCGACAAGTGGCTGCAGAACCCGCAAGCGGTCGCGCCCGGTACGATCATGTTCGCGTCGGTCGATAATCCGGTGGAGCGACGCGAGATCATTGCGTATCTGGCTACGCTCGTGCCGACGACAGCCGCCAAGCCGCAATAGGGATAACGCGATGCCAGCGCGCCTTACTCAGGCTCACGGCCCGTAGACGTGCTGGCATCGGACTGCTGCGACCGATGTTGCAGCAGCTTTCCCAAACACACGCAGGCCGACGTGTCGGAGAACAAACCGGCATGCACTACTCAAAGCGACAATTCTTGGTACTTATGTGCCGATCGTATCTCATCCACAATATCCGCAGTCGCTACGACATCGATCTACGTTTTCATGTTGTACAACGCAGGCCGATCGAAGTCCTCAACACGATCGCGGCTCTAGCGGAACGATCATTTCCCGACTCAATACATGGGCACATCACACAAGGTTGTCGTTGTCACCGGTGCTTCGCAAGGCATCGGCGCAGAGGTCGTCAAGGCATTTCGCAAGCTCGAATATAGCGTCGTTGCGACTGCACGTTCGATCAAGCCAACGGCCGATCCGAACATTCTGACCATCGCCGGCGATATCGGTGATCGGGATACGGCACGCCGTGTCATTTCCGAAGGCATCGCGCGATTCGGCCGGATCGATACCCTCGTGAACAACGCGGGCATTTACATCGGCAAGCCTTTCACCGAACACACAGAAGAAGACTATGCTGCGGTGACGAATGTCAATCTGGCTGGCTTCTATCACATTACGCAGTTCGCGATAGCGGAGATGGAAAAAAGCTCGGGCGGACATGTGGTCAACGTGACTGCCGGCATTGTTGATGGCCCGCGCACCGGGCTGTACTCTGTTCTGGCGGCGCTGACAAAAGGTGGGCTTAACGCTGCAACTCAAGCGTTGGCTATCGAGTACGCCAGGAGGCGGATACGTGTGAATGCAGTCGCACCGGGGATCATCAAGTCGCCGATGCACGCCGTGGAAATCCGTGAAGCGCTGGGCGCCTTTCACCCAATTGGACATATGGGTGAGATGAGCGATATCACCGACGCCATTCTCTTTCTCGACGCCGCGCCGTTCATTACGGGAGAAATTCTGCACGTCGACGGTGGCCTGAGCGCGGGATACTGAATAGGTTGGCGTGGAGATAGCGACGAACGAATCGACCGGCCGCGCGTTCGATGCGCTTTGCACTGCGCACTTCAAGCTTGTGCGGCGTCTGGATGCCGAACGCCGATGTAGCGCGCAGTGTGAGGCTTAAACGCCGAAGCGAGGCCCATCGAAATCTGCC from Paraburkholderia edwinii includes the following:
- a CDS encoding c-type cytochrome; its protein translation is MRSPPPKALLRISTALLAMTALSSISHLALAQTNNDVAAGKSLYEAKCSGCHSVDTNRIGPMHRGVVGREVASVPGFDYSPAIKQLHGVWTKERLDKWLQNPQAVAPGTIMFASVDNPVERREIIAYLATLVPTTAAKPQ
- a CDS encoding SDR family NAD(P)-dependent oxidoreductase; the encoded protein is MGTSHKVVVVTGASQGIGAEVVKAFRKLEYSVVATARSIKPTADPNILTIAGDIGDRDTARRVISEGIARFGRIDTLVNNAGIYIGKPFTEHTEEDYAAVTNVNLAGFYHITQFAIAEMEKSSGGHVVNVTAGIVDGPRTGLYSVLAALTKGGLNAATQALAIEYARRRIRVNAVAPGIIKSPMHAVEIREALGAFHPIGHMGEMSDITDAILFLDAAPFITGEILHVDGGLSAGY